Proteins encoded together in one Candidatus Bathyarchaeota archaeon window:
- a CDS encoding tRNA (adenine-N1)-methyltransferase produces the protein MDEARGAVIRDGDPILLYYDRRRKWLVKASEREFHTHKGIVNLGSSIGRMYGEYVESSLGYKFYLLKPTIHDLITGPERPTQIIYPKDIGLILLKLDVAPGRRILEIGTGSGALTMALANLVRPDGHVYSYELRSEFASIALKKLRNAGLNHYATIRVGDAAEVLQDRDFDAAIMDIGEPWRVIPKLYEVLRPSSPLASFSPTFNQVERTVKELARFGFIDISTMETMVRELKVEEGATRPSSRMIGHTGYLTFARKTI, from the coding sequence TTGGACGAAGCTCGAGGGGCCGTCATTAGAGATGGAGACCCCATACTCTTGTACTATGATAGGCGCAGAAAATGGCTTGTTAAGGCCTCTGAGAGAGAGTTTCACACCCATAAAGGCATCGTTAATCTAGGTTCTTCCATCGGAAGGATGTATGGTGAATACGTGGAGAGTTCTTTGGGTTACAAATTTTATCTATTGAAACCCACGATACATGATCTCATTACGGGGCCTGAAAGACCTACCCAGATAATATACCCGAAGGACATAGGTTTAATACTGTTAAAGCTCGATGTGGCTCCGGGTAGGAGGATACTCGAGATAGGTACAGGAAGTGGAGCTCTAACCATGGCCCTAGCTAATCTCGTTAGACCTGACGGCCACGTATACTCCTACGAGCTTCGATCCGAGTTCGCATCCATAGCCTTAAAGAAGCTTAGAAATGCAGGGCTGAACCACTATGCCACTATAAGGGTTGGAGATGCAGCTGAGGTTCTCCAAGATAGGGACTTCGATGCCGCAATTATGGATATAGGTGAGCCATGGAGGGTTATACCGAAGCTCTACGAGGTTTTGAGACCCAGCTCGCCTTTGGCATCCTTCAGTCCAACCTTTAACCAGGTTGAGAGAACCGTGAAGGAGCTGGCTAGGTTCGGCTTCATAGACATCTCCACTATGGAAACCATGGTGAGGGAGTTAAAGGTTGAGGAGGGAGCTACCAGGCCCTCTTCGAGGATGATAGGCCATACCGGATACCTCACCTTTGCTAGAAAAACTATTTAG